The following are encoded in a window of Chloroflexia bacterium SDU3-3 genomic DNA:
- a CDS encoding YceI family protein, which produces MAWVIDQSHSQVGFSIRHMMISKVRGRFETFQGTVELDEQNPSAAKVDVTIDASSINTRDAQRDGHLKAADFFDVANHPNITFVSTSVDQVDGQHAKLHGDLTIRGVTKPVTLDVTFEGKAKSPWGTTSAGFSATTTIDREEWGLNFNQALETGGVLVGKEVEISIDVELVEQA; this is translated from the coding sequence ATGGCATGGGTCATTGATCAGAGCCACTCGCAGGTCGGTTTTAGCATCCGCCACATGATGATCTCGAAGGTGCGCGGTCGCTTCGAGACCTTCCAGGGCACCGTCGAGCTGGACGAGCAGAACCCGAGCGCCGCCAAGGTCGATGTGACGATCGACGCCAGCAGCATCAACACCCGCGACGCGCAGCGCGATGGCCACCTGAAGGCCGCCGACTTCTTCGATGTGGCCAACCACCCCAACATCACCTTTGTGAGCACCAGCGTGGATCAGGTGGATGGCCAGCACGCCAAGCTGCACGGCGACCTGACCATCCGCGGCGTCACCAAGCCGGTGACCCTGGATGTGACCTTCGAGGGCAAGGCCAAGAGCCCCTGGGGCACCACCAGCGCGGGCTTCAGCGCCACCACCACGATCGACCGCGAGGAGTGGGGCCTGAACTTCAACCAGGCGCTTGAGACCGGCGGCGTGCTGGTGGGTAAGGAAGTCGAGATCAGCATCGACGTGGAGCTTGTCGAGCAGGCGTAG